The following proteins come from a genomic window of Yinghuangia sp. ASG 101:
- a CDS encoding DUF3145 domain-containing protein, whose amino-acid sequence MTTRGVLYVHSAPRALCPHIEWAAQGVLGVRLTLDWVRQPAAPGMLRAEMSWHGRPGTAAKLASALRGWHLLRFEVTEEPSPGAEGERYSNTPDLGIFHAVTGAHGDILIPEDRLRAVLGRAARGECDLQHEIEKLLGKPWDDELEPFRYAGEGAPVRWLHQVV is encoded by the coding sequence GTGACGACACGTGGAGTCTTGTACGTGCACTCCGCGCCGCGCGCGCTGTGTCCCCACATCGAGTGGGCCGCACAGGGCGTTCTTGGCGTGCGCCTCACCTTGGACTGGGTCCGTCAGCCGGCCGCACCCGGAATGCTCCGTGCCGAGATGTCGTGGCACGGCCGCCCCGGGACCGCCGCCAAACTCGCCTCCGCCCTCCGGGGCTGGCACCTGCTGCGCTTCGAGGTCACCGAGGAGCCGTCGCCGGGTGCCGAGGGGGAGCGTTACAGCAATACACCCGACCTCGGGATCTTCCACGCGGTCACGGGTGCCCACGGCGACATCCTCATCCCGGAGGACCGCCTGCGCGCCGTCCTCGGCCGCGCGGCCCGGGGGGAGTGCGACCTCCAGCACGAGATCGAGAAGCTGCTCGGCAAGCCGTGGGACGACGAGCTGGAGCCTTTCCGCTACGCGGGTGAGGGCGCACCCGTCCGGTGGCTCCACCAAGTCGTCTGA